The following proteins are encoded in a genomic region of Streptomyces gobiensis:
- a CDS encoding dihydrolipoyl dehydrogenase family protein, which translates to MEHYDAIVIGMGPGGEVAASRLLDAGLRVAIVERELIGGECAYWACIPSKTLLRPTEARAEADRAAGLARPVLDWPMLRDYRDSMIRHLDDAAQAEGYRKQGATVIKGAARLAGTGRIEVDGQHLSADHVILATGSTSVRPPIDGLDQVPVWTNREATTLTDIPGRALLIGGSAVGVELGQFLARMGTRVTLVQRADRLLDREDPRLGEIVADRLAADGIDVRLNTQARAARRESGDTVVQLDDGSSVRTDVVILGAGRRPRTTDLALDTVGVQPGGRGELAVDEHCKLTDGLWALGDVTGKALFTHVAKYQGRIVSDAILGRPRAADYTAVPRVVFAEPEIAAVGLTTAQARERGIDTVSTELDVAESIARPWTYETDPRGTLALTADRSQRTVVGAWAIAPQAGEWIHTAALAIRHQLPVEALADTIAQFPTFTEAYATAAGRLLRDL; encoded by the coding sequence ATGGAGCATTACGACGCTATTGTGATCGGCATGGGCCCCGGCGGTGAGGTCGCTGCCTCCCGCCTCCTTGACGCAGGGCTGCGCGTCGCCATCGTCGAGCGTGAGCTGATCGGTGGAGAGTGCGCCTACTGGGCCTGTATCCCGTCCAAGACCCTGCTGCGGCCCACCGAGGCCCGCGCCGAGGCCGACCGCGCCGCCGGACTCGCCCGGCCGGTACTGGACTGGCCGATGCTGCGGGACTACCGCGACTCCATGATCCGCCACCTCGATGACGCCGCTCAGGCCGAGGGATACCGCAAGCAGGGTGCCACCGTGATAAAGGGAGCCGCCCGGCTGGCCGGGACCGGCCGGATCGAGGTGGACGGCCAGCACCTGTCCGCCGACCACGTCATCCTCGCCACCGGCTCAACGTCCGTCCGTCCCCCGATCGACGGGCTTGATCAGGTGCCGGTGTGGACCAACCGGGAGGCCACCACCCTCACCGACATTCCCGGGCGGGCGTTGCTGATCGGCGGCAGTGCGGTTGGCGTGGAACTCGGCCAGTTCCTTGCCAGGATGGGCACCCGCGTCACACTGGTCCAGCGTGCGGACCGGCTGCTCGACCGGGAAGATCCCCGACTTGGTGAGATCGTCGCCGACCGCCTGGCCGCCGACGGCATCGACGTGCGGTTGAACACCCAGGCCCGCGCGGCCCGCCGCGAGAGCGGCGATACCGTGGTCCAGCTCGACGACGGCAGCAGCGTACGGACCGACGTGGTCATCCTCGGCGCCGGACGCCGCCCCCGCACCACCGACCTCGCCCTGGACACCGTCGGCGTGCAGCCCGGTGGGCGCGGCGAGTTGGCCGTTGACGAGCACTGCAAGCTCACCGACGGACTGTGGGCGCTCGGTGACGTCACCGGCAAGGCCCTGTTCACCCATGTTGCCAAGTACCAAGGCCGTATCGTCAGCGACGCCATCCTGGGTCGGCCCCGTGCGGCAGATTACACCGCCGTCCCCCGCGTGGTCTTCGCCGAACCCGAGATTGCCGCGGTCGGCCTGACCACCGCCCAGGCCCGGGAACGCGGCATCGACACCGTGAGCACCGAACTCGACGTTGCCGAGTCGATCGCCCGCCCCTGGACCTACGAAACCGACCCCCGCGGCACCCTCGCTCTGACGGCCGACCGCAGCCAGCGCACCGTGGTCGGTGCCTGGGCCATCGCCCCGCAGGCGGGGGAGTGGATCCACACCGCCGCCCTCGCCATCCGCCACCAGCTCCCTGTAGAGGCGCTCGCCGACACCATCGCTCAGTTCCCCACCTTCACCGAGGCATACGCGACAGCAGCCGGGCGCCTGCTCCGCGATCTGTGA
- the merB gene encoding organomercurial lyase MerB: MDADTQRFAARLTDSLTSAPGLQMWLVRPLLTLLAAGEPVTVGRLAAQAGRTEQQIRRTLATMPDTEYDEEGRITGFGLTFNPTPHRYETSGHTFYTWCALDTLGFPAVLGHTAQVTSPCRATGEPVRLTVTPDGPADVDPATAVVSLVAPDAPTSVRISFCDLVHFFSSADAAKDWLADHPGAQVLPVAEAFDVVGRPVIEQILADDPPSGCC, translated from the coding sequence GTGGACGCCGACACGCAGAGGTTCGCCGCCCGCCTCACCGACTCGCTCACCAGCGCCCCCGGCCTGCAGATGTGGCTGGTGCGCCCGCTGCTGACGCTCCTCGCCGCCGGTGAGCCGGTCACGGTCGGACGGCTCGCTGCCCAGGCCGGTCGCACCGAGCAGCAGATTCGCCGGACGCTGGCCACCATGCCCGACACCGAGTACGACGAAGAGGGCCGCATCACCGGCTTCGGCCTGACGTTCAACCCCACCCCGCATCGCTACGAGACGAGCGGCCACACCTTCTACACCTGGTGCGCCCTGGACACGCTGGGTTTCCCGGCCGTCCTCGGGCACACCGCGCAGGTGACCTCCCCTTGCCGCGCCACCGGGGAGCCGGTGCGCCTGACCGTGACCCCCGACGGACCCGCCGACGTCGACCCGGCCACCGCCGTCGTCTCCCTCGTCGCCCCCGACGCGCCGACCTCGGTCCGTATCTCGTTCTGCGACCTCGTCCACTTCTTCAGCAGCGCCGACGCGGCCAAGGACTGGCTCGCAGACCACCCCGGTGCCCAGGTCCTGCCGGTCGCGGAAGCCTTCGACGTCGTCGGTCGGCCCGTCATCGAGCAGATCCTTGCCGACGACCCCCCTTCCGGGTGCTGCTGA
- a CDS encoding MerR family transcriptional regulator, with translation MRGEQRLPLMTVGELSRRTGVSIKVLRQYTDWGLIYTAGRSAANYRLFDSDALWCVRWIGTLRGLGLTVAEVRELTTAYLDGAGESFGRSLEELLGRSRERLTQRIAAQQQMLRRIDEFEAEHQADLAASDVCWAGDPRCAAGA, from the coding sequence ATGAGAGGCGAGCAGCGGTTGCCGCTGATGACAGTTGGGGAGCTGTCCCGGCGAACCGGGGTTTCGATCAAGGTGCTGCGTCAGTACACAGACTGGGGCCTGATCTACACGGCCGGTCGCAGCGCGGCTAACTACCGCCTGTTCGACTCCGACGCATTGTGGTGCGTGCGGTGGATCGGCACGTTGCGGGGTCTTGGCCTGACCGTCGCCGAGGTCCGCGAGCTGACCACCGCCTACCTCGACGGCGCAGGGGAGTCGTTCGGCCGCAGTCTGGAAGAACTCCTGGGCCGCTCCCGGGAGCGGCTTACCCAGCGGATCGCCGCGCAGCAGCAGATGCTGCGGCGGATCGATGAATTTGAGGCCGAGCACCAGGCAGACCTGGCAGCGAGCGACGTGTGCTGGGCTGGCGATCCCCGCTGCGCGGCAGGGGCTTGA
- the merA gene encoding mercury(II) reductase — MSTAKTEYDLAVMGSGGAAFAAAIAARAKGATVVMVERGTVGGTCVNTGCVPSKALLAAAEARHVALDQTFPGIRTDAGPVDFPALIGAKTAMVEEMRADKYVDLAAEYDWPILTGTARFAAGPVLEVALEGGGRTTIEAAHYLIATGTAPWAPPVDGLQDAGYLTSTTAMELDRLPESIIVVGGNYIGLEQGQLFARLGAKVTVVEALDRLAPFEEPEVSAALEQVFRDEGIGVHTAATVTSVRREAGGYNVSETRGGEVFELRAEQLLVATGRRPVTDGLGLAAVGVKTGERGEITVDEHLRTHHPRIWAAGDVTGHPQFVYVAGAHGAVVADNALDGAERTLDYHHLPRVTFTAPAIAAAGLTDAEAVERGINCDCRVLPLEYVPRALVNRDTRGLIKLVAEEDTGRLLGAHVIAEGAGDVIATAVYALANRMTVQQMADLWCPYLTMAEGLKLAAQTYTRDVAKLSCCAS; from the coding sequence CATGGGTTCGGGCGGGGCGGCGTTCGCCGCCGCGATCGCGGCTCGCGCCAAGGGCGCGACGGTGGTGATGGTGGAGCGCGGCACGGTCGGGGGGACGTGTGTGAACACCGGGTGCGTGCCGTCCAAGGCGCTGCTGGCCGCGGCCGAGGCCCGGCACGTCGCACTGGACCAGACGTTCCCCGGTATCCGCACCGATGCCGGGCCGGTGGACTTCCCCGCCCTCATCGGCGCCAAGACCGCCATGGTGGAGGAGATGCGGGCGGATAAGTACGTGGACCTGGCTGCCGAGTACGACTGGCCGATCCTGACCGGCACCGCCCGCTTCGCCGCTGGGCCGGTTCTTGAGGTTGCCCTGGAGGGCGGCGGCAGGACGACGATCGAGGCCGCGCACTACCTGATCGCAACAGGAACGGCCCCGTGGGCGCCGCCGGTTGACGGCCTCCAGGATGCTGGCTACCTCACCTCGACCACGGCCATGGAACTGGACCGTCTGCCGGAGTCCATCATCGTGGTGGGCGGAAACTACATCGGTCTTGAGCAGGGCCAGCTCTTTGCCCGGCTCGGGGCGAAGGTCACCGTCGTCGAGGCGCTGGACCGGCTCGCCCCCTTTGAGGAGCCCGAGGTGTCCGCCGCCCTCGAACAGGTTTTCCGCGACGAGGGAATCGGCGTGCACACCGCCGCCACCGTCACCTCGGTGCGCCGCGAGGCCGGCGGCTACAACGTCAGCGAGACTCGCGGCGGCGAGGTCTTCGAGTTGCGGGCCGAGCAGCTGCTGGTGGCCACCGGCCGCCGCCCGGTCACCGACGGCCTGGGCCTGGCGGCTGTCGGGGTCAAGACCGGGGAGCGCGGCGAGATCACGGTGGATGAGCACCTGCGCACCCACCACCCCCGGATCTGGGCTGCCGGGGACGTCACCGGGCATCCGCAGTTTGTGTACGTAGCCGGGGCGCACGGAGCCGTGGTCGCCGACAACGCGCTGGACGGTGCGGAGCGCACGCTGGACTACCACCACCTGCCCCGCGTCACCTTCACCGCACCGGCCATCGCCGCCGCCGGGCTCACCGACGCGGAGGCGGTCGAGCGGGGCATCAACTGCGACTGCCGGGTCCTGCCGCTGGAGTATGTGCCGCGGGCGCTGGTCAACCGGGACACCCGCGGTCTGATCAAGCTCGTCGCCGAGGAAGACACCGGACGCCTGCTCGGCGCGCACGTCATCGCCGAGGGAGCGGGCGATGTGATCGCCACCGCCGTCTACGCCCTCGCCAACAGGATGACCGTGCAACAGATGGCCGACCTGTGGTGCCCGTATCTGACCATGGCCGAAGGGCTGAAGCTGGCCGCCCAGACCTACACCCGCGATGTGGCCAAGCTGTCCTGCTGCGCCTCTTGA